Proteins encoded within one genomic window of Leishmania major strain Friedlin complete genome, chromosome 2:
- a CDS encoding hypothetical protein (previous protein_id=AAZ10055.1): MPSVTSVAAGTAAVGMGNAGSGDLLFPFDASVPTLRSSNPEDEAAAAELVRGQQRQQQQRRHQGSIGVSVDVSAVLDRREETGGAGDDRRHRQSWPRGSTSSSSHATRARQQGPSLQPPESSRAADSEVKDQPARQNSRRAYDDPKVFMRDTENDAPGTLLMRCEDEGNFALESVRVRRDVDRTAYHAKALGGSTANDSRVPEFAGFDALDDAVSAKAPATVARGVAVQHQGESVPARSRSSSLLAFSQELQRTLPPSAVITASDHYRRLRQQAMAHLPPSQASEAVDVEGPDTAQQNCPSPAAHRMHLHFSRCCSEPLCEAANSTRLRAGVPPSVLPPRSTSGATHPLPTTPPAGDYERDRSGEEEVEDAARDCAHSGEAAPLVTAHSSLSSVTDSSSRSPATTSVVQHIHSHHTAFVAAASSVRTHPPPPAPVTAASAAASTTPLEIPAASWRRAKVQRLATPPLVGSGLLRPKLSATAPAAASMAQGRSPRTPGSQRESHLMSHVRVALIDARGVRSHLDELRALLPKHRTGGAGATAAQDITGAIAGNSEPAGATRRVSAAATAADTQDGQHTNANSVAGVRGRDDEAGGIGEMLDGGEDSAGIVHCTTAMSPLNFSLLQEMLRDGKADDIGEDCGGGRNTLRARAGTGKASSQLQHSQGLHRNGNGVDGDGSNDGGRSPSTTLSVRGLYTSSLNAYRHQRLTQLTEQHLQSLWLGVSAVAKSVCGVTVEQCVEMDLIQGSTLIDGQALRFPSDTAAAAESAAPSLASSSFGAPLQQQLQYARPPSPYSTASTASPNSQGPLQPSGAAVSVQDREATATKKASQSASKPPPPADPPSPMPSFHFSEAPLTAATAEVTVQRLASTKRDNSPSDRHRDSQRRCLDEAAPLDSAAAGGNGCVPWPSLARAAVSAIATRDSTVTCTRGEGDARINARSSAVASTSLTTRTNTSTNTTASTVMVHPCAHSDCHRSGDRDRSGCHHSTTSPTLLSKWPNAPTSGIIYTHNTPANLSSATALPSALSNIGSSSENRMSNTPSASCSARGGSGGYAVGTAASLLSGLQSPAASTTATTAGGGRPLYTLPSTLLQLQQQPPQHGSSPQSAPSASVDGAAPPSSYASPPVATVTHLFPSQHQPLAQGCTASASASAPLTALPQHSSSSVWHSETGGSSCPLAGSAPGPTWMPPPPPPSPASPLPPAAVHRGASGVLVVAPTVPSALPSPYGATSSGVGAGASALRGLCTRSSGLAPETPFTSSLGSTLTSSLLVAMPSPPPLKAPFIKVQREEVAADTAPDSHSNARVSGARRDAAASAVGTSSAAAHARGECHGQSPASPALLLTSHERPGGGGVEARMGTAAQVGSAAAAAIEGMARGGMNGASNRVGAAAALPPAIVSPYGVLAEGELCVVAPIHESMELLARETHGSGGTPASSGATPVMMPGSPLTWRGRLEARSSSPVRRSAATGASVTTAGLVPLAPSGSSEGVEELSEPFSLMRSAATPLARGRIGVLDITTTTTARAITSKTTATTTTTTNTALPTTGNHLSLGGSMGGVAMHFSLPSTSTLRRQPQLQHALSFSSHAGSHQQDVCLHDIRSHATTATEVQGGEAASTALASATEQPLPPSQQHRTRSRDKSVGHRDAQALPFLRSSLPSDGTTPASSTPSPSAASAVSANGDQQLVYNGESDGTDAAVQASHQLATHAAAEGARVGKALNKDFSTGAASEFTAVHDSTASPPSPRQRPDEQDAASVAAHPRAASAASSSLSYTTISASTADATPAAVTAISVSGTRVPSSASSATLPAPLRAELQLEHGGNGASLTRPMATTGSALHDLGDDEDTNTVVKRSSSSEISSSSASHTPSREALLMDGARHRPLHAVLPWAQLRPPPTRTSTTASLTMHSADRADALLVRANDMEREVREVDVISALMCATSLPARPGGLATGTDGTHRPSSPTTSTLPARAEVVHDIPATEAEVRKADALVTQSKGEDGTADTPGPLAPSLAPRSWATRGGRHVGVCTDSMAAALDTEHSGSLTATAQSSDRSHMVAYAGTCSGDDRGEAGEAKRRGGAVSADEPAASDSEGGRDLLSLYVNSDAHDLPSSPRRAAAYQQALQQQPYHQRHLMQTWFSIFTISSSGHSAMTTSSLRTAITGVALSASVAALGPRLNMSSMSSGTPTTLASVAEVILGIGAAGSTVGGGSAGGLSSGHAGAIPSIGAAATATAAAGSAAASSFTVTVIAPTTAATGNSTWTPSSTVTLSSDSASAAEFTSPSTYFGTTVSSSASYSLSPEGCGIIVSGGAGGGVTAGVHSVSPTGEEGAVFLPWRSASAPAQTEYVFPVAVRAAGADAARAGGSGGGGAACDADFDALRLDATLNLTSASAESTQHVLSRLKPLPHLTPPHNYPFLLPEVTSPCPRDDDVFGEDEDDVDAYDYAQDVDDAVLLDADSDVEPEERHRATARVRGGSDHSSRVETPCCDGAGGTGRAYGDSNVEDHGAVVKSAASHSQHRGDGKVDVGASPTQPPPDSCSNGGPTLTTVAASTRTATTEDGGASLYAAVVSRTAVAHASRVGEVGSAEDDSSTEGRTSSVHLSARSLGIPTAPLTAPAGAGPATAVAAKTSSAAASAIEGNEDVRVVSLPGSGDDVPIAPSWPLLCTNTASAAPRSPRIVSDSPLRLRGAVTITAGGDALVASTATTAMAAAERERAGAQTSRSASRPHHLSGGGSALIQDGMPASNSNSGDVGGRLFPQNPTPPGAALEEGGGWAEVAATTVSEDTANALVTPGLPAMQHSSQRQTSSCATMASSVTPMAVGDGEGVAKLRDGGGRDADPAVTKGVRAASMASLFDARGIDQPNRKCVGHGENSVVGEGGGSTAVEGCSDRPRADRSISIDGDAAAVSHSAETAEWKRRHDDRRAVGANAVLSGAAPDAGDEFPIASTPLSMTPALRAADDSDSDGAVLCLLPEAARSSTVPERTPSARQSESRGPPPPPPLPPAQFSIPSYYLAQCEDGLADVAGSLHGWHAATSAFFSGADTAVAPGRTRDGWSRPSSRASDLYTSMSALARRRLQQRAFYNDAGLSGTAAPSHTTATAADTPLSASAMPELSLRVGATADHTEKTATTPTSPTAAAGATHNDRLLALMRRTLRLADGESGAC, translated from the coding sequence ATGCCCTCTGTGAccagcgtcgctgccggcacggcggctgTCGGCATGGGCAACGCGGGCTCAGGTgaccttctcttccctttcgATGCCTCCGTGCCGACGCTGCGAAGCTCAAATCCAGAAGACgaggctgcagctgctgagctcGTACGtgggcaacagcggcagcagcagcagcgccggcatcAAGGGAGTATTGGCGTGTCTGTAGATGTTTCAGCGGTGTTGGACAGACGTGAGGAGaccggcggcgctggcgacgaccgccgtcaccgccaaAGCTGGCCGCGCGGGTCGACAAGCTCGTCCAGCCACGCCACccgtgcgcggcagcaggggccgtcgctgcagcctcCTGAAAGCAGCAGAGCTGCGGACAGCGAGGTCAAGGACCAGCCAGCTCGCCAGAACTCGCGACGTGCTTACGATGACCCCAAAGTATTCATGCGCGATACGGAGAACGATGCACCCGGCACTTTACTCATGCGGTGCGAGGATGAGGGGAACTTCGCGCTGGAATCTGTGCGCGTTCGCAGAGATGTGGATCGCACCGCTTATCACGCGAAGGCGCTGGGGGGGAGCACAGCCAACGACTCCCGCGTGCCTGAGTTTGCGGGCTTCGACGCCCTCGACGATGCGGTCTCGGCCAAGGCACCCGCGACGGTGGCCAGGGGAGTAGCAGTGCAGCACCAAGGCGAGAGTGTGCCTGCGCGGTCCCGCTCGTCTTCTCTTCTGGCCTTTtcgcaggagctgcagcgcaccctACCACCGTCCGCGGTCATCACCGCCAGCGACCATTATCGACGTCTCAGGCAGCAGGCCATGGCGCATCTGCCACCATCACAGGCCTCCGAGGCGGTGGACGTCGAGGGGCCAGACACAGCACAACAAAACTGCCCATCACCTGCTGCCCACCGCATGCACTTGCACTTCTCACGTTGCTGCTCAGAGCCGCTCTGCGAGGCAGCCAACTCCACGAGGCTGCGTGCTGGCGTCCCGCCCTCCGTGTTACCGCCGCGGAGCACCTCTGGAGCGACGCACCCGCTACCGACAACGCCGCCGGCCGGCGACTATGAACGCGACAGGAGCGGCGAGGAAGAAGTGGAGGATGCGGCTAGAGACTGCGCGCACAGCGGAGAGGCCGCTCCCTTGGTGACGGCCCACTCGTCGTTGTCTTCCGTGACAGATAGCTCATCGCGCTCGCCGGCGACCACCTcggtggtgcagcacatCCACAGTCACCACACAGCATTCGTGGCGGCCGCGTCCTCTGTCAGGACACatccacctccgccagctcccgTGACAGCGGCttccgcagcggcgtcaaCAACGCCGCTGGAGATTCCAGCGGCGTCGTGGAGGCGAGCGAAAGTGCAGCGACTTGCCACCCCACCGCTGGTGGGCTCAGGTTTGCTTCGGCCGAAGCTGTCGGCCaccgcaccggcggcggcgtcgatggCGCAGGGACGCTCTCCCCGAACGCCGGGTAGTCAGCGCGAGTCGCACTTGATgtcgcacgtgcgcgtcgcTCTCATCGACGCGCGGGGCGTGCGTAGTCATTTGGACGAGTTGAGGGCGCTTCTCCCCAAGCATCGCAccggtggcgcaggggcgacggcggcgcaggacATCACGGGCGCCATCGCTGGCAACAGCGAGCCTGCGGGGGCCACCCGCCgcgtctccgccgccgccactgccgccgatACCCAAGATGGACAGCACACAAACGCAAACAGCGTGGCAGGTGTTAGGGGGCGCGACGATGAGGCAGGCGGGATTGGCGAGATGcttgacggcggcgaggatTCCGCTGGCATCGTGCACTGCACGACAGCCATGAGCCCGCTGaacttctctctccttcagGAGATGTTGAGAGACGGGAAGGCTGATGACATCGGTGAGgactgcggcggtggcagaaATACTCTGCGGGCTCGCGCAGGCACTGGGAAGGCTTCTtcacagctgcagcactcGCAAGGCTTGCACCGTAACGGCAACGGCGTTGATGGTGACGGCAGCAACGACGGCGGCCGATCGCCATCGACGACGCTCAGCGTTCGAGGCCTCTACACATCGTCGCTTAACGCCTACCGGCATCAGCGGCTAACGCAGCTTACCGAACAGCACCTTCAGTCCCTGTGGCTCGGCGTCAGCGCTGTCGCGAAGTCGGTGTGTGGCGTCACGGTCGAGCAATGTGTGGAGATGGACCTCATACAGGGGTCGACACTGATAGACGGGCAGGCGCTGCGTTTCCCGAGCgacacggctgctgctgcggagtcggcggcgccgtcgctggcgagCTCATCCTTTGGGgccccgctgcagcagcagcttcaaTACGCaaggccgccgtcgccgtaTTCTACCGCCTCGACTGCCTCGCCAAACTCACAGGGCCCACTGCAGccgagcggcgccgccgtctctgTGCAAGACAGGGAGGCCACGGCGACTAAGAAGGCGTCTCAGAGTGCCTCaaagccgccaccgccagcagatCCGCCCAGCCCTATGCCATCTTTCCACTTCTCAGAGGCCCCGCTGACAGCTGCCACGGCCGAGGTCACAGTGCAGCGACTGGCCAGCACCAAGAGGGACAACTCGCCTTCGGACCGCCACCGCGACTCCCAGCGCCGATGTctcgacgaggcggcgccgctggacagcgccgcggcgggcggcAACGGGTGTGTCCCCTGGCCTTCGCTTGcacgcgccgccgtctcggCCATTGCCACCAGAGACTCGACCGTcacatgcacgcgcggcgAGGGGGATGCGAGAATCAACGCCCGCTCTTCCGCCGTGGCCTCCACCTCGCTGACGACGCGCACAAACACGTCTACGAACACGACCGCGAGCACCGTCATGGTACACCCCTGCGCCCACTCGGACTGCCACCGCAGTGGCGACCGCGATCGTAGCGGTTGCCACCACAGCACCACATCGCCGACGTTGTTGTCGAAGTGGCCGAACGCGCCCACGTCGGGGATCATATACACCCACAACACGCCGGCAAacctcagcagcgccacggcgtTGCCCAGTGCACTGAGCaacatcggcagcagcagtgagaACCGCATGTCGAACACCCCCAGCGCTAGCTGCAGTGCtcgcggaggcagcggcggctacGCGGTCGGTACTGCGGCAAGTTTGCTTTCCGGCTTGCAGAGTCCAGCAGCATCGACAACGGCGACCACGGCTGGCGGGGGAAGGCCTCTGTACACGTTACCCTCCACCCTCCTCCAGCTACAGcaacagccgccgcagcacggcTCCTCGCCGCAGTCGGCCCCGTCCGCGTCCGTagacggcgccgcccctCCTAGCTCGtacgcgtcgccgccagtAGCAACGGTTACCCACCTTTTTCCCTCGCAGCACCAGCCACTTGCTCAGGGCTGCACCgcttccgcctccgcctccgccccgcTCACCGCGCTGCCTCAGCACAGCTCTTCCAGCGTGTGGCATTCGGAGACTGGCGGCAGTAGTTGCCCCCTTGCGGGTTCGGCGCCGGGGCCCACgtggatgccgccgccgccgccgccgtcacccgCATCGCCTCTTCCACCCGCGGCGGTTCACAGAGGCGCCTCTGGGGTGTTGGTTGTGGCACCGACGGTGCCAAGTGCGTTGCCCAGCCCCTACGGGGCAACGAGTAGCGGGGTCGGTGCTGGCGCGTCTGCTTTACGGGGACTGTGCACGCGCTCTTCAGGGCTGGCGCCGGAAACGCCCTTCACTTCTTCGCTCGGCTCGACGTTGACGTCCTCACTGCTGGTCGCCATGCCgagccctcctcccctcaaGGCACCGTTCATCAAGGTCCAGCGAGAGGAGGTGGCTGCCGACACGGCGCCCGATTCACACTCCAACGCGCGCGTCAGCGGTGCCCGgcgcgatgctgctgcttccgcgGTGGGTACCAGCAGTGCCGCGGCCCATGCGCGAGGCGAGTGTCATGGGCAGTCACCGGCCTCCCCCGCTCTGCTACTGACAAGCCACGAGAGAcctggcggaggtggcgtaGAGGCGCGCATGGGAACCGCAGCCCAGGTCGGttccgccgcggctgctgcaatAGAAGGGATGGCTCGAGGAGGGATGAACGGCGCGTCGAACCGCgttggcgcggcagcggcactgccTCCGGCCATCGTCTCCCCGTACGGCGTGCTAGCCGAGGGAGAGCTGTGTGTTGTGGCACCCATTCATGAGTCGATGGAGTTGCTTGCACGCGAGacacacggcagcggcggcacacccGCCTCGTCCGGAGCCACGCCGGTGATGATGCCGGGCTCACCCCTCACTTGGCGAGGCAGACTCGAggctcgcagcagcagtcctGTGCGTCGAAGTGCTGCCACAGGGGCGTCAGTGACGACCGCGGGGCTAGTGCCGCTCGCCCCGAGCGGTAGCAGTGAGGGTGTCGAAGAGTTGTCTGAGCCGTTTTCACTGATGcgctcggcagcgacgccgttgGCGCGAGGGCGAATAGGCGTGTTGgacatcaccaccaccaccaccgccaggGCCATCACCTCTAAGACTACAGCTacgaccacgaccaccacgaACACAGCATTGCCCACCACAGGCAATCATCTGTCGCTCGGCGGTAGCATGGGCGGCGTTGCGATGCACTTCAGCCTTCCATCGACAAGCACCCTtcgacggcagccgcagctgcagcacgcgttGTCTTTCTCTTCACATGCCGGCAGCCACCAGCAGGACGTGTGTCTCCATGATATTCGATCACACGCCACTACTGCTACTGAAGTGCAAGGGGGCGAGGCGGCAAGCACGGCGCTGGCCTCGGCCACAGaacagccgctgccgccatcacagcagcaccgcacgaGAAGCAGAGACAAGTCAGTGGGGCACCGTGACGCTCAAGCGCTGCCGTTCCTGCggtcctcgctgccgtcggaTGGAACAACACCGGCGtcctcgacgccgtcgccgtcggcggcgtccgcCGTCTCTGCGAACGGCGACCAGCAATTAGTGTATAATGGCGAGAGTGACGGCACTGACGCGGCGGTACAGGCGTCTCACCAGCTTGCCACGcatgcggcggcagagggggCGAGGGTGGGCAAGGCGTTGAATAAAGATTTTTCTACGGGTGCCGCTTCGGAGTTCACCGCGGTTCACGACTCgaccgcctcgccgccgtcgccgcggcagcgaccgGATGAACAGGATGCGGCCTCCGTAGCTGCGCATCCGCGTGCGGCGTCTGCGGCAAGCTCGTCGCTGTCATACACAACTATCTCTGCTTCCACAGCGGATGCCACGCCGGCCGCCGTGACGGCGATATCCGTCTCAGGGACGCGCGTGCCGTCCTCCGCTTCCTCAGCAACACTGCCGGCGCCCCTGCGAGCCGAACTGCAGTTGGAGCATGGAGGCAATGGTGCGTCCCTCACACGCCCCATGGCCACCACCGGCTCCGCCCTTCACGACcttggcgacgacgaggacacGAATACGGTTGTTaaacgcagcagcagcagtgagatcagcagcagcagcgcctcgcatACACCGTCACGGGAGGCACTGCTGATGGACGGAGCGCGGCATCGGCCGTTGCATGCAGTGCTTCCATGGGCGCAGTTGCGTCCTCCGCCCACACGGACGTCGACTACCGCGTCGTTGACGATGCACTCGGCCGACCGCGCtgacgcgctgctggtgcgtgcgAACGACATGGAAAGGGAAGTCAGGGAAGTCGACGTCATCAGCGCCCTAATGTGCGCCACATCGCTGCCGGCTCGTCCCGGCGGCCTCGCGACAGGCACGGACGGAACACACCGGCCTTCCTCTCCAACAACGTCGACCCTGCCGGCGCGGGCGGAAGTGGTTCATGATATTCCGGCGACTGAAGCGGAGGTGCGCAAGGCAGACGCTCTGGTGACGCAATCCAAGGGTGAGGACGGTACAGCCGACACCCCTGGCCCCCTGGCACCCTCCCTGGCGCCGCGGTCGTGGGCGACGCGAGGTGGCAGGCATGTCGGCGTGTGCACTGACTCGATGGCAGCCGCACTCGACACGGAGCACAGCGGGTCTTTGACAGCAACGGCGCAGTCGTCTGATAGGTCGCACATGGTCGCATACGCGGGCACGTGCAGTGGCGACGATCGTGGTGAGGCAGGCgaggcgaagaggagagggggggcCGTTTCCGCGGACGAGCCGGCTgccagcgacagcgagggTGGCCGTGAtctgctctccctctacgTGAACAGCGACGCACATGACTTGCCGAGCTCACCtcggcgtgcagctgcgtatcagcaagcgctgcagcaacaaCCATACCACCAGCGCCATCTGATGCAGACGTGGTTTAGCATCTTTACGATTAGCTCCTCAGGGCATTCCGCGATGACGACAAGCTCACTGCGAACGGCCATCACAGGCGTGGCGCTGAGCGCCAGCGTGGCGGCTCTTGGGCCACGGCTGAATATGTCCTCGATGTCGTCTGGCACCCCGACAACGCTGGCGTCAGTCGCGGAGGTCATTCTGGGGAtcggcgctgcaggcagTACTGTGggcggaggcagcgccggtggccTGTCCAGCGGCCACGCCGGTGCCATTCCATCCATaggcgctgccgcgactgccacagcagctgctggctcTGCGGCTGCTTCTTCGTTTACGGTGACAGTGATCGCGCCCACCACTGCAGCCACCGGCAACTCGACCTggacgccgagcagcaccgtcactCTCAGTAGCGActcggcgtctgcggcggAGTTCACATCACCGTCGACGTACTTTGGCACCACCGTGTCCAGCTCTGCGTCCTACTCGCTGAGCCCTGAGGGATGCGGCATCATAGTgagcggtggcgctggcggagggGTGACGGCGGGGGTGCACTCTGTGTCGCCGacaggggaagagggcgcgGTGTTCTTGCCGTGGCGCAGTGCAAGCGCGCCGGCACAAACGGAGTACGTCTTCCCAGTAGCCGTGagagctgctggtgctgatgctgctcgtgccggtggtagcggtggcggtggcgctgcatgCGACGCAGATTTCGATGCGCTTCGCTTGGACGCAACGCTCAACTTGACGTCGGCCTCTGCGGAGAGCACGCAGCACGTGCTGAGTCGACTGAAGCCGTTGCCGCATCTCACACCGCCGCACAACTACCCCTTCCTGTTACCGGAGGTGACCTCGCCGTGCCCGCGCGATGACGACGTCTTCGGAgaagacgaggacgacgtcgACGCGTATGACTACGCGCAAGACGTAGATGACGCTGTCCTGCTGGATGCGGACTCGGACGTTGAGCCTGaggagcgccaccgcgccacTGCGCGTGTCCGTGGAGGAAGCGACCACTCGTCGCGCGTCGAAACACCTTGCTGTGATGGGGCCGGTGGCACCGGACGTGCATACGGCGACAGCAACGTAGAGGATCACGGTGCGGTTGTCAAGTCGGCAGCCTCGCATTCACAGCatcgcggcgacggcaaggTCGACGTGGGGGCGTCGCCGACCCAACCGCCTCCGGATAGTTGCTCGAACGGGGGGCCGACGCTGACCACTGTTGCCGCCTCCACGCGCACGGCAACCACTGAGGATGGCGGCGCAAGCCTCTACGCCGCTGTCGTGTCGaggacagcggtggcgcacgCATCGAGGGTGGGCGAAGTCGGCAGTGCGGAggacgacagcagcaccgaAGGCCGCACCTCCTCAGTCCACCTCTCGGCGCGCTCTCTCGGCATTCCGACTGCTCCCCTTACAGCCCCTGCCGGCGCGGGTCCAGCAacagccgtcgccgccaagACATCAAGtgcggcggcctccgccaTCGAGGGCAACGAGGACGTGCGCGTCGTCAGCCTCCCTGGCAGTGGTGACGATGTGCCGATCGCGCCGTCATGGCCACTTCTGTGCACCAAcaccgcttctgctgctccgcgctcgccgcgcaTAGTGAGCGACTCCCCGCttcggctgcgcggcgccgttACCATCACCGCTGGCGGTGATGCACTCGTGGCCTCgacggcgacaacggcgatggcggcagcggagagggagcgtGCGGGCGCGCAGACCAGCCGCAGTGCGAGCAGGCCACACCATCTCTCTGGGGGCGGCAGTGCTCTCATTCAAGACGGCATGCCTGcaagcaacagcaacagcggagATGTGGGTGGTCGCCTCTTTCCGCAAAACCCCACCCCGCCCGGGGCGGCGCtcgaggaggggggcggttgggcagaggtggcggcgacaacCGTCTCTGAGGACACCGCCAATGCGCTCGTAACTCCAGGGCTGCCGGCGATGCAGCACTCTTCGCAGCGGCAGACCTCCTCGTGTGCTACGATGGCGAGCTCGGTGACGCCCATGGCAGTAGGAGATGGCGAAGGAGTAGCGAAGCTAcgggacggcggcggccgagaTGCCGACCCCGCCGTTACCAAAGGAGTGCGAGCCGCATCGATGGCATCCCTCTTCGACGCCAGAGGCATCGACCAACCCAACCGCAAGTGCGTCGGCCACGGAGAAAACTCGGTGGTAGGCGAGGGTGGAGGAAGTACCGCGGTGGAAGGCTGCAGTGACCGCCCGAGAGCGGATAGGAGTATCagcatcgacggcgacgccgctgccgtgtcgCATTCAGCGGAGACAGCAGAatggaagaggaggcacgACGACAGACGTGCAGTGGGTGCGAACGCCGTGCTCAGTGGCGCTGCACCCGACGCTGGCGATGAGTTTCCGATCGCATCTACACCGCTTTCGATGACGCCGGCGCTTCGGGCGGCAGACGATTCGgacagcgacggtgctgTCCTTTGCCTTCtgccggaggcggcgcgcagcagcaccgtgcCGGAGCGGACGCCTTCCGCAAGGCAATCGGAGTCGCGtgggccaccaccaccaccgccgctgccgccagcgcagTTCTCTATCCCGTCCTACTACCTCGCCCAGTGCGAAGACGGCCTTGCAGACGTGGCCGGCAGCCTCCACGGTTGGCATGCAGCGACGTCGGCTTTCTTTTCAGGGGCAgacaccgccgtcgcgcccGGTCGGACGCGCGACGGGTGGAGCCGCCCCTCGAGCCGGGCGTCCGACCTGTACACCTCCATGTCCGCGctcgcgcgtcgccgcttACAACAGCGTGCTTTCTACAACGACGCAGGGTTGAGTGGAaccgccgcaccgtcgcacacgacggccacggcggcggacACGCCATTGTCAGCGTCAGCGATGCCGGAGCTGTCGCTACGCGTTGGCGCGACCGCTGATCATACCGAGAAAACAGCCACGACTCCGACTTCGcccaccgcggcggccggcgccacgCACAACGACCGCCTCTTGGCATTGATGAGGCGCACTTTACGGCTCGCTGAcggcgagagcggcgcttgctga
- a CDS encoding conserved hypothetical protein (previous protein_id=AAZ10056.1), translated as MSSPSRLSSARSLAPHLSKSPHIKRHTPDTHTQAHPHTHITMAGDKSSKRVKLRTKIARKQQTQHATGEHALSSSGLSSSPPPTSGAGEATAALPTEVDRQAALHIRDALRQRQGRTGRAPAVKVKEARGARATSAPGGAKRKLAMNAKKDKPSSQRTAALRRATVLGRRRLTLPRMSAAETRMAVAQAELQLFDAVQAVPAYAADPFAAVMQHLSATMDVLQPQTPDVGMAERAVGARRRH; from the coding sequence atgtcctccccctctcgtcTCTCCTCCGCCAGGAGCCTCGCACCTCATCTCTCCAAGTCCCCCCACATCAAGAGACACACACCTGACACCCACACCCAAgcccacccgcacacgcacatcacCATGGCCGGTGACAAGTCGTCCAAGCGCGTGAAGCTGCGCACAAAGATCGCGCGGAAGCAGCAGACGCAACACGCGACTGGCGAACATGCGCTGTCGTCGAGCGGCCTCTCATCCTCTCCGCCGCCgaccagcggcgcgggcgaggcgacggcagcccTGCCAACGGAGGTGGATCGtcaagcggcgctgcacatccgcgacgcgctgcggcagcgccagggTCGCACCGGGCGTGCACCAGCTGTGAAGGTGAAGGAAGCCAGAGGTGCTCGCGCCACCTCTGCCCCCGGTGGCGCGAAGCGCAAGCTCGCAATGAACGCGAAGAAGGACAAGCCTTCATcgcagcgcaccgcggcgctgcggcgggcgACGGTGCTGGGGCGGCGCCGACTCACGCTACCGCGAATGTCCGCTGCGGAGACGCgcatggcggtggcgcaggcggagctgcagctgttTGATGCGGTGCAAGCCGTGCCGGCGTACGCTGCAGACCCCTTCGCTGCGGTCATGCAGCACCTATCCGCCACGATGGACGTActgcagccgcagacgcCAGATGTCGGCATGGCAGAGCGCGCTGTTGGCGCGAGACGCCGGCACTAA